From a single Candidatus Eisenbacteria bacterium genomic region:
- a CDS encoding lysophospholipid acyltransferase family protein has translation MKGIGNEILFRLAIGLGPLLIRLLGRTWRITFHGVPEEEVLRIAGGPVIHSFWHGRLLALVYTHRNRGIRILISRHRDGEIITRITERLGFRSVRGSTGPGKGGVRAILEMAKRGRAGDDLAITPDGPRGPREKAQAGIVLIAQRSGVPILPMSTAADRGRFLRSWDLFLVPAPFARVAVVLGEPIRVPPELSPEESEAYRVRIEEALTRVREEADRVCGKSK, from the coding sequence GTGAAAGGGATCGGGAACGAAATCCTCTTCCGTCTCGCGATCGGGCTCGGACCGCTCTTGATCCGGCTTTTGGGGCGGACATGGAGAATCACCTTCCACGGCGTGCCGGAGGAGGAGGTCCTGCGGATCGCGGGGGGACCGGTGATCCATTCTTTCTGGCACGGCCGCCTTCTCGCACTCGTCTACACGCATCGGAACCGCGGAATCCGTATCCTGATCAGCCGCCACAGAGATGGGGAGATCATCACGCGGATCACGGAACGACTCGGCTTTCGTTCGGTGCGCGGTTCCACCGGCCCGGGGAAGGGAGGGGTTCGGGCGATTCTGGAGATGGCGAAACGGGGCCGAGCCGGAGACGACCTGGCGATCACGCCGGACGGTCCGCGGGGGCCTCGGGAGAAGGCGCAGGCGGGAATCGTGCTGATCGCCCAGCGATCGGGGGTGCCGATCCTCCCCATGTCGACCGCCGCGGATCGCGGCCGTTTCCTCCGCTCCTGGGATCTTTTCCTGGTTCCAGCCCCCTTCGCCCGCGTGGCCGTCGTTCTGGGCGAACCGATCCGCGTCCCGCCGGAGCTCTCTCCGGAGGAGTCGGAGGCCTATCGGGTAAGGATCGAGGAGGCGCTCACTCGCGTCCGCGAGGAGGCGGATAGGGTGTGCGGGAAATCGAAATAA
- the lpxB gene encoding lipid-A-disaccharide synthase gives MRKNLLLVAGEASGDLYGAALAREIRRLDPSVLLWGCGGDRMAAEGVEIIYPIREFSVLGFSEVVGRIPFFLGALRRMGRMIEERRPAAAVPIDFPGFNMRLAARSVRAGVPVAYYVSPQVWAWGRGRVARLRRLVREMLVILPFEEDFFLDAGVPVRFTGHPLVDLARPVEEEDDFRRRIGAAEGERVVGLFPGSRRQEVSALLPAMAETARRLREEGFPVRPVIGAAPTLEDDVYRDALGGEGPLLLRDRSYDLLRASAFAFVASGTMTVEAAVLGTPMAILYRVSALSYAIGRALVRVPHVGMVNLLAAYAEGGWTPARGGDSGERVAPEFLQGDAEPEKLLPVAREWLRKPEELAAIRERLRAVHAVLGGGGASARAAEAVLRIAGEKW, from the coding sequence ATGAGAAAGAACCTCCTTCTCGTCGCCGGAGAAGCCTCCGGCGATCTGTATGGCGCCGCCCTCGCCCGGGAGATCCGGCGGCTCGACCCGTCGGTTCTTCTGTGGGGTTGCGGAGGGGACCGGATGGCGGCGGAGGGGGTGGAAATCATCTATCCGATCCGCGAATTTTCGGTGCTCGGCTTCTCCGAGGTGGTGGGACGGATTCCCTTTTTCCTCGGCGCGCTCCGCCGGATGGGAAGGATGATCGAGGAGAGGCGCCCGGCGGCGGCGGTCCCCATCGATTTTCCCGGTTTCAACATGCGGCTCGCCGCGCGCTCCGTCCGGGCCGGCGTCCCCGTGGCCTATTATGTCAGCCCTCAAGTTTGGGCGTGGGGACGGGGGCGGGTGGCGCGTCTCCGGCGCCTCGTCCGGGAGATGCTCGTCATCCTTCCCTTCGAGGAGGATTTTTTCCTCGATGCGGGGGTTCCGGTCCGCTTCACCGGACACCCGCTCGTCGATCTGGCGCGGCCGGTCGAGGAGGAGGACGACTTCCGCCGGAGGATCGGCGCCGCGGAGGGGGAGCGCGTCGTCGGGCTCTTCCCCGGGAGCAGGCGCCAGGAGGTGTCGGCGCTCCTGCCGGCGATGGCGGAGACGGCGCGCCGCCTCCGGGAGGAGGGATTCCCGGTCCGGCCGGTGATCGGCGCGGCACCCACCCTGGAAGACGATGTCTATCGGGACGCGCTCGGCGGCGAAGGTCCGCTTCTCCTCCGGGACCGCTCCTACGATCTTCTCCGCGCCTCCGCGTTCGCCTTCGTCGCCTCCGGCACGATGACCGTCGAGGCGGCGGTTCTGGGGACGCCGATGGCGATCCTCTACCGCGTGAGCGCCCTCTCCTATGCGATCGGCCGGGCGCTCGTGCGTGTTCCCCACGTGGGGATGGTGAACCTTCTCGCCGCCTACGCGGAGGGTGGGTGGACGCCGGCCCGGGGGGGCGATTCGGGCGAAAGAGTCGCCCCCGAATTCCTGCAGGGGGACGCCGAGCCGGAGAAACTCCTCCCCGTGGCGCGGGAGTGGCTCAGGAAACCGGAGGAGCTCGCCGCGATCCGGGAGCGTTTGCGTGCGGTGCACGCCGTCCTCGGCGGAGGCGGGGCGAGCGCCCGCGCGGCGGAAGCGGTGCTGAGGATCGCGGGGGAGAAGTGGTGA
- a CDS encoding 3-deoxy-D-manno-octulosonic acid transferase, with protein MSEGLYRIGAKAIEVISPLLLPLWVRDRGEREERLGRWGDRIPGGVVWMHAASAGETEGAEPIAREIRRAAPEAPILITSMTRAGRRRAGGIEGIHGRFVPVDTEGAVRRALEATRPRLLLLIETEIWPNLIRVATENGVPVALANGRISRPAFRRMRAARPLYRAALGRIRLFGVQRETDRERFLRLGAPEDRLFVHGNTKMDTDPPDPPDPGVRGGPEERWVVFGSVRDGEEEAVLGAIRALLARDDRIRVAVAPRHPDESRPYRRATEIPWRLWSEKPGAGARAILIDTVGDLLSFYGIADVAFVGGSLSRHGGHNPIEPARFGVPVLIGPHRENCAEAANLLLDAGGAREIRSGEELAIAAAAWLDDPEERARRGRAARGAVEANRGAAAALVRRLVQEGLLGRGEG; from the coding sequence ATGAGCGAAGGCCTGTATCGAATTGGCGCGAAGGCGATTGAAGTTATATCGCCTCTTCTCCTCCCCCTCTGGGTGCGTGACCGAGGGGAGAGGGAGGAACGCCTCGGCCGTTGGGGCGACCGGATCCCCGGCGGGGTGGTCTGGATGCACGCCGCCTCGGCGGGAGAGACCGAAGGAGCGGAACCGATCGCGAGGGAGATTCGACGCGCCGCGCCGGAAGCGCCGATCCTGATCACATCGATGACCCGCGCGGGAAGGCGGCGCGCCGGCGGAATCGAGGGGATCCACGGCCGCTTCGTTCCGGTCGACACGGAGGGGGCGGTTCGGCGGGCGCTGGAGGCGACGCGCCCTCGCCTCCTCCTTCTGATCGAGACGGAGATCTGGCCGAATCTCATCCGAGTCGCGACGGAGAACGGCGTCCCGGTCGCCCTCGCCAATGGGCGCATTTCCCGGCCCGCCTTCCGGCGGATGCGGGCCGCGCGCCCTCTCTATCGCGCGGCGCTCGGACGGATCCGCCTCTTCGGCGTTCAGAGGGAGACGGACCGGGAGCGCTTTCTCCGCCTCGGTGCGCCCGAGGACCGTCTCTTCGTTCACGGAAACACCAAGATGGACACCGATCCGCCCGACCCGCCCGATCCCGGCGTGCGCGGCGGTCCGGAAGAGAGATGGGTCGTCTTCGGTTCCGTTCGGGACGGCGAGGAAGAGGCGGTCCTGGGTGCGATTCGTGCGCTTCTCGCCCGCGACGACAGGATCCGCGTGGCGGTCGCGCCGCGCCACCCGGACGAGTCGCGCCCCTATCGGCGCGCGACGGAGATCCCCTGGCGCCTCTGGAGCGAAAAGCCGGGAGCGGGGGCGCGCGCGATCCTGATCGACACGGTGGGGGATCTGCTCTCCTTCTACGGAATCGCGGACGTCGCCTTCGTCGGCGGCTCCCTCTCCCGGCACGGCGGACACAACCCGATCGAGCCGGCCCGCTTCGGTGTTCCCGTTCTTATCGGCCCGCACAGGGAGAACTGCGCCGAGGCGGCGAATCTCCTTCTCGACGCGGGGGGGGCGCGGGAGATCCGGAGCGGGGAGGAGCTGGCGATCGCCGCCGCCGCCTGGCTGGATGACCCGGAAGAGCGCGCCCGCCGCGGACGGGCGGCGAGGGGCGCGGTGGAGGCGAACCGGGGAGCCGCCGCGGCGCTTGTCCGGCGGCTCGTCCAAGAGGGGCTCCTGGGAAGGGGGGAAGGATGA